The sequence ATCGCCCTCCCCTGCCCAGGTGACTGGCTGAGTTTCGGAAGGCTCGGGCCAATTGCCGAAGGTTTGCTGCGTCACCGGCCCGTCGAACGGCGCAAAATCATAGGGGCCAGCCAGCCCGACCCAGCCACGCACCGCCTCACGGTCTGTATTCAGCCAGCGCGAGTCCACTGCCAGCATCGCAGCGATATAGGCTCCTGCGGAATGACCCACCAGCACGATGCGGTCGGGATCGCCGCCATATCGGGCCGCATTTTCGCGCGCCCAGCGCACCGCTGCCGCGCCGTCTTCCACGAAGGCCGGATAGCGCACATCGGGAACCAGTCGGTAATCGGGCACCAGCGTAACATAGCCGCGCGCTGCCAGCGCGCGGCCCACGAAATCATAGCCGGTGCGGCTTCCGCTGTTCCAGCTACCGCCATAGAAAAACACCACTATAGGCCGCGCCGATGCTTGGCCTTCGGCGGGCGCATCGGGCGCGAAGATGTCCAGCTTCTGCCGCTCATCCGGACCGTAGGCCAGCGCCTTGGCGATTTGGCTGGAGCCGCCATCCTTGGGGATGATTGCATTGAAGGTCTTGAGCGGAGAACACGCGGTTACGGCCATCGCGCCAAGCACAGCTGCACCCACCAGCCGCAGCAATCCGCCACTGCCGATCATAGCTTGGCATCCTGCACCACGGCGGCGCGCAATTCGGCGATGCCCAGCTTGGTTTCCGCGCTGGTCACGTGCAATTCGGGATAGGCTGCGGGGTGTTTGCGCGCCTCTGCCAGGGTCGCATCGATAATCGCATCCAGCTCGCTCGCCTTCAGCTTGTCCGTCTTGGTCAGCACGATCCTGTAACCGACCGCCGCCTCGTCCAGCATGGTCATCATCTCGCGGTCCACATCCTTGATACCGCGGCGCGAATCCACCAGCAGCAAGGTCCGCTCAAGCACCTGCCGGCCGCGCAGATAGGTGCGCACCAGTTTCTTCCAGTTGTCGACCACCTTGGGCGGCGCCTTGGCGAATCCGTAACCCGGCATATCGACCAGCCGCAACAGGGTCGGCTCGCCCACTTCGAAGAAGTTCAGCTCCTGCGTGCGGCCCGGCGTGACCGAAGCGCGCGCAATCGCCTTGCGCCCGGTCAGCGCGTTGAGCAGTGAGGATTTACCGACGTTGGAGCGCCCGGCAAAGGCGATCTCGGGCGGGCCCGGATCGGGCAGGAACTTCAGCTGCGGTGCCGAAAGCAGGAAATCCACCCGGCCGCTAAACAGCTTTTCCGGATTGGGGCCGCGCGCCCCGAGCGCTTCGTCGGTCACGCCTTTTCGGCTTTCTCACGCTCTGCCGCGAGCCGCTTTTCTTCCTTCTCCTTCATCGCCGCCGCCTTCAATTGCGGGTGGCGCGAATAGAGGAAGCTTTGCTGGGCCAGCGTCAGGATGTTCGAGGTGTTCCAGTATAGCAGCAGGCCGGCCGCGAAAGGTGCCATCACGAACATCAGGATCCACGGCATGATATTGAAGATCTGCTGCTGCATCGGATCCATCGCGCTGGGGTTGAGCTTGAAGGTCAGCCACATGGTGAAGCCCAGCATAACCGCCAGCACGCCGATGCCCAGGAAGCTTGGCGGGGTAAAATCGAGCAGGCCGAACAGGTTGAGTATGGTCGCCGGATCGGGCGCCGAAAGATCCTCGATCCACAGCGCAAACGGCTCGTGGCGCATCTCGATACCCAGGATCAGCACCTTGTACAGTGCGAAGAAAATCGGAATCTGCAGCAGCAACGGAAGGCAGCCGGCCAGCGGATTGACCTTCTCTTCCTTATACAGCTTCATGATCTCCTGCTGCTGCTTCTGCTTGTCGTCCTTGTGGCGTTCCTGCAGCGCCTTCATCTTGGGCTGGATCGCCTTCATCGCTGCCATGCTGGCGAACTGTTTCTGGGCAATGGGGAACAGCAGCAGACGGATGATGACCGTGAGCAGGATGATCGCCACGCCAAAATTGCCGACCAGGTCGAACAGCTGGCGCAGCAGCCAGAAAATCGGCTTCTCGAACCAGCGGAACCAGCCCCAGTCGATGGCCAGGCCAAACTGCGTGATCCCGCCATCCTGGTAGGCATCCAGCACCTCGGTTTCCTTGGCGCCGACGAACAGCCGGGTGGTGCGGGTAAGATCGGCACCGGCCGCCACCGTGGATGGCTGATAGACAAGGTCGGCGCGGTAGATATCATTGCCCAGCGACCGGAAATCGGACGTGCTGGCCGTCTTGTCCTCGGCAATCAGCGCGCTCATCCAGTAGATGTCGGTAAAACCCAGCCAGGCGGTGCGGCCTTCTGGCGTCTCGCGGGCGGTTTCCGCAAGATCGTCGTAATCCGGGCCGAACTGAACCGATTCGTCGAACACCCCGATCGGGCCGGAATGGACGTTCCAGGTGCTCGGGCTGGCGGTCGCGCTGGTGCGGTTGATGACCGAAAAAGGCTGCGCGACGACCGGGCCGCCGCCAGTGTTGCTGACCTGCTGGGTCGCGGTGATCAGATAATCGTCATCGACCTGGAACCGGATCGCGAATTGCTGGCCCTCGCCATTGTCCCAGCGCAAGGTCACCGGGCTGTCCGCCGTCAGGACATCGCCTTCGGCGGTCCAGACCGTGTCGAGGCCCGGCGTTGCCACGCCTTCGCCGACCCAGCCGAATTGCGCGAAGTGTTGGGCCTGCGTGCCGGCGGGGGAGAAAATGCGGATCGGGCCGCTATCTTCATCGACCGTCTGGCGGTGCGTCTTGAGCACCACATCGTCTACCCGCGCGCCGACCGGGTTGATCGACCCGGCGATGGATGGCGCATCGATCGGGATGCGGCCTGCACTGGCCACGGCGCGATCCACCGCCACCGGGGCAGCTGCCTCTCCCGGGCTGGCCGGTACGGCTGCGATACCGTCTTGCGATGCGGCGATTTCCGCCCGTTCGGTGGGCGAATCCACCCGCTCGGCAGCGGTGACCGCTTCCGATTGTGGATAGAAATAGCTCATCCCTGCATCCCAGCCGAACAGGAGCAAGCCGCTAAGCAGCACGGCAATCAACAGGTTGCGCTGGTTATCCAAGGTAAAAGATCCCGTCGGTCGGTCTGAATTTATCGGTCAGGGTACCGGATCGTACCCGTGTCCCCCCCAAGGGTGGCAGCGCATTACCCGCTTAAACGCCATCCATCCACCCCGAAGCGCACCGTATTTCGTCAAAGCCTCTATCGCATATTGCGAACAGGACGGGGCGAACCGGCAGGATGGCGGCAATATGCGTGACGGCCCGAGCTGCCAGCCGCGCGCAATCAGGATCAGGACATGCTTCATCGAGGCTTCAAGCTAGCGGCTTGCGGCGCGATTGCGAAGAGCTGCCGCGCTGGCGGTGCCTGCGGCGCGGCGGATCGCCTTTGCCCGAGGCGGCGCGGCGCAGGGCATCGTCCAGTTCGTCGGCCAGCTTGGCGAAATCCCGCTCCACCCCGCCTTCGCGGCCAATCAATATGTGGTCGTGATCGGGCAGGCCAAATTCCGGCAAGGCGGCCCGCAGCAATGCGCGAAAGCGCCGCTTCATCCGGTTGCGGATCACGGCATTGCCGATCCGCTTGGTAACGGTAACCCCGAAACGCTTGCCGCGCTCGCCATTGGGATGCGCAAGCAGCACGAACCCGGGCTTGGCGACGCGCAGCCCTTTATTTACGGCGAGAAAGTCGCTGCGCTTGCGGATTACGCTTAAAGATTCAGAAGTCATGGCCGCGCCAACCAGAGAGCGGCTGCGCGGGGCGCCCCCTGGCGCGCTTCCCGAAGGCGTTGGCGAAGCCAACTAACCGCGAGAGGAAATCAGGCGCAGAGCTTCTTGCGGCCCTTGCGGCGACGGTTGCCGAGGACCTTGCGGCCACCGACCGTCTTCTTGCGGGCGAAGAAACCGTGGCGACGGGCGCGCACGAGATTGCTGGGCTGGAATGTCCGCTTCATGTCGAAACCTTACGAATAAAAACAAAAAGGGCCGCCGACACACGGCGACCTCGCATTGGTGAGCGCGGTTAGTTGAAGCTCGTGCCCGAGTCAAGCGCGAGAGCGAGCCCGGAATAAGCCAGACGAGGCGAATCTTTCACCGCTGGCCCGGCCTGCACCGCGCCCTCGCCGGGCGCGAGCCACCCGCGCATATCGCCCGCCGTCAGCCACAGCGCCTGCTCATGCGGAACCGAATTGGTGAGGTCGTAAAACGCATGGGCCTGCTCCGGCGCGAAGCCCATTTCCGCGTAATAATCGAGATAGGACAGGTTGACCGGATCGTCCGCCGCAAAATCGCTCGGCTGGCGGCCATATTCGTCGCGCCAGCTATGTACCGCGAACTCGGCACCGTCCGCAATTTCGCGCGAGGCACCGGCCAGAAACAGTTCCACCCCGCCCGAGCGGACCGATCCGCCAGCGGGCACCCGCGTGGTCAGGCCGGCGGCGCGAATCATCCGGCCCAGCCGCATATTGGCACGGTCGTTTGCGGTGCCGGGTGCCTCGATCAGCTCCAGCGTGGCCAGCTGCGGATAGGCGCGCAACATCTCGGCAAAGTCTCCCGGCGAGCCCGCATCGGTCACGCCCATCAATGCGGCGCGCTGGCCATCAAGCACCTGGAAAGGGCCGTAATATGCAATCGCAGGCGCGCGCAGATCGCTATGCGCTGAAACGAAACGCTGCGCGCCGTCATCAACCCGCACCCATTGCTGCGCAACCGGGTCGAACTCTTCCACCCAGCTTTCCACCGAGATGATCTGCGCGGAAACCGGCGCGGCCATCACGGCGAACAGGGCAAGAAAGGGGGCTATAAAAAGAGCGGCGAAGTTGCGCATGACTACCGAATTGCGCTTCAAAACTTGGCCAATGCCTAATCGCACTGCTTAATGGCGAGGTTACCATAGTAGCAAAACGCTCGACTTCGCAGGCGTGCTCGGCCATCAGGCGATGGAACAAACAGGGGGCAATCCAAGCGTGGTCGCACTAACGAGAACGGTAGCCTATCTGGGCCTGGAGGCACGCGCGATCGAGGTACAATGCCAGATCGCGCCGGGCATGCCGCGCTTCGGCATAGTGGGTCTGCCGGACAAGGCCGTGGGCGAAAGCCGCGACCGGGTGCAGGCGGCGCTTTCCGCGATGGGCCTGTCATTGCCGCCCAAGCGGATCACGATCAATCTCTCGCCCGCCGACCTGCCCAAGGAAGGCTCGCATTACGACCTGCCGATTGCGCTGGCGCTGCTTGCCGCAATGGGCGTTACCGACGCCGAAGAACTGGCCGATTGGATCGCCGTAGGCGAACTCGCGCTGGATGGCCGGATCGTGGCGAGCCCAGGCGTCCTGCTCGCCGCATTGCATGCCAGCGAGCAGGAGGCCGGGCTGATCTGCCCCGCCGGACAGGGAGCAGAAGCACGTTGGGCGAGCGGCGTTCCCGTTTGCGCCGCGCCCGACCTCGTCAGCCTGCTCAACCATCTGAAAGGCACGCAGCGCCTGCCCGATCCCGCGCCGGGCGAAGTCGATGCACCGCCGCCGGGGCCGGATCTGAAAAAGGTAAAGGGCCAGGAAACCGCCAAGCGAGCGCTCGAAATCGCTGCGGCGGGCGGCCACAATTTACTGATGAACGGCCCGCCCGGTGCGGGCAAATCCATGCTGGCGGCGTGCCTGCCGGGCATTTTGCCCGAACTTTCCCCGGCAGAGGCGCTGGAAGTGTCGATGGTACAATCGGTCGCGGGCACGCTGGAAAGCGGGAAGATCAGCCGTGCGCGGCCCTTCCGCGCACCGCATCATTCGGCCAGCATGGCAGCGCTGACGGGCGGCGGGTTGAAGGTCAAACCCGGCGAAGTCAGCCTGGCACATCTCGGCGTGCTGTTCCTTGACGAGTTGCCCGAATTCCAGCGCCCGGTGCTCGATTCGCTGCGCCAGCCGCTCGAAACCGGGCGAGTCGATGTCGCGCGGGCGAACGCGCATGTCAGTTTCCCCGCGCGGGTCCAGCTGATCGCGGCGATGAATCCGTGCCGCTGCGGCCATCTCGGCGATCCGGCGCTGGCCTGCAGCCGCGCCCCCAGATGCGCCGCCGATTACCAGAGCAAGGTGAGCGGACCGATGCTCGACCGGATCGACCTGCATGTGGAAGTCGATCCGGTCAGCGCCGCCGACCTTGCGCTCCCGCCCCCGGCCGAAGGCAGCGCAGAGGTCGCGGCCCGTGTGGCCCAGGCGCGCGCCCGCCAGACCGCCCGGTTCGAACAAACCGGCGCGCGCACCAATGCCGAGTTGGAGGGCGACGCGCTGGAACAATTCGCCACGCCGGACGAGGCTGGACAAGCGCTGTTGATGCAGGCAGCGCAGGCCATGCGCCTGTCGGCCCGCGCCTATACCAGAATGCTGCGCGTGGCCCGAACCGTGGCCGATCTCACCGGCGCAGAAAAAGTGGGGCGCATTCACGTGGCAGAAGCGCTGAGCTACCGAAGGCAGGCACCGCGGGCCTGATGACGCTCCCCGCTTGCCAAATCCGAAAGGCGGGCGGATAAGCCTTCGCACAGAACGCATCGGGGTCGCGGCATTCGGGGGAGAAGCCGCTCATGTTCGACCAGATAAACGCATCGCTGTTGTTGCATGCAGGCGCGGTCGTTTACGTCATCGCTTTCCTGTTTCGTGACGAGGCACTGATCCGGCTGTTCTCGGTGATCGGTACGCTGCTCTATATGGGCTATTACTTCTGGTATCCGGCAGAACCCCTTTGGGACGCGATCGTGACCAGTACATTTTTCCTCGGCGCCAATGTCGTGGTGATTTTCATCATCCTGCTGGAGCGTACCACCTTTGGCATGAGCGACGAGGACAAGCAGCTTTACGGCGCATTTAACGGGATGACGCCGGGTGAGTTTCGTAAATTGCTGAAACCGGCTTCGTGGTGCCAATCCGACGCGGACGAAATGTTGACCCGCGCCGGCGAGGTGTCAGATCACCTGTTCTATATTCAGGAAGGCACCGTGACCGTATCGAAGGGTTCCAGCCAATTCACTTTGAATGGAGGGCGGTTCGTCGGCGAGATAGGTTATATGCTGGGCGATCCTGCCAGTGGAGATACACGGGCGGGAAAAGGCACGCGCTACATCGCCTGGGCGGTCGCCGATCTGAACCGGATCGGCAGAAAAACTCCGGCCATCGCCAACGCCATGACGGCGAAGGTTGGCAGAGATTTGGCCCGGAAGTTGCGGCAGAGCGTGATTGTCGGGCAATAGCCTGGCTATTCGCTCAGTTGCCGTCTGGATCGTCGGCGCGATAGGGCGTGTTCCTGACCATTCGCCGGTTGTAATCGGGCGCCCCGTCATCCCACCAGACCGGGCCTCTTTCTCCTAAAGCCACTTTTGCCGCTTGCACTGCCGCTCGCGCTTTCTTCAGGGCGGCTTCGTCTTCGGCGCGTTTGGCATCGCGGACGGCGCGGCGGGCGTTCATCAGGGCGTTGACGTGTGCCTGCCGCTGTTCTTCCGGCAGATTCGGGCTGCTGGCTCTCCACAGGCGGCCGCGCACGATGATATAGCGTCCGTCGGGCGTACGCTTCGCTCCGCCGTCCGAAGCCTCGGCCATTGCGTTTGCTTGCCCGGCTCTATTCCGCCGCTTCGGGCAGTTTGGCGTAGCCACCCTCGCCCAGCGTTTCGCAGCATGTGGCCTGGCTGCCATCGGCGCGTTTGCCGACATCGGATTTGGCAACCAGGTTGAGGTCTTCCGGCTCCAATATGCGGCCGTCATGCGCCAGGATGGAGACGGGGCCGATCGGCAGGCGGTCGCGCTCGTCCACCAGCACCGGGTCCTCATTAACTTCCACCCCGTATTTCTGGCCCCATTGGCGCAGCGCCAGCATGGCGGGCAGCAGGTCCATGCCTTTTTCTGTCAGGCGGTATTCGATCCGGCGGCGATCGTCGGGGCAAGGTTGACGGTCCAGGATGCCGTGGCTGACCAGCTTGGTCAGGCGGCTCGACAGGATATTGCGGGCGATACCCAGCTCGCTCAGGAATTCCTCGAAATGATGGACGCCGTTGAAACCGGCGCGCAGGATCATGAAGGCCCACCGCTCCCCCATGACCTCCAGCGCTTCCGGCAGACCGCAGGCAGTCAGCTGCTTTAGCGGCTCGCGTATACTCAAATCACCCATGATGTTCCTCTCACCTCCCCGTGTCCTAACGGAAAGCGCGGCTTTCTCAAATGCAAACTAAGTTTTCGGTTGCAACTTGATATGTAAATATCTAAGTATCGATTCGCAACTGGTTGTTAAATGCAACTGGATTTGCGCAATGTGCGACCCGAACAAGGATGTGATCATGACCCTCTCCCCCCAGTCTTTCCGCAATACCCTGATCGCCGTGATGGCGCTGGCCTATACCGCGATCAGCTTTGGCGCTGTTGCCACCCCGGTGCTGGCGCGCGACAGCGGCGTCTATTACCGTGTCGAACTGGCCCAGTCGGCCACCGAAACCCGCGCCATCGCAGCTGGCGTCGCATGGTCCTGCCAAGGCAGCACCTGCGTGGCCAAGAAGGCGTCTTCGCGCCCGGTCAACGCCTGCAAGAAACTGGTCCGCGAACTTGGCGCGGTGGCCTCCTTCAGCGCGAACGGCAAGCCGCTCTCCGCCGAGAAGCTGGCCAAGTGCAACGGTGAATAATCCCCACCCCGCTTCTCTCCATCCGGGGTAACTTCGAGGGCTTCCGGCACAATGCCGGAAGCCCTTTTTTGCATTTAGCCGAGCAGTCCGCGCTCGGTCAGATCGGCGGCGAGCGCCTTGGCATCGCGGAAGATGTGCGTATGCCAGCCGAGCGTTTTCGCGGTGGCGATATTGTCCGAATTATCGTCGATGAACAACATGTCCTGCGGCGCATGGGCAAAGCGGCGCGCGGCAAGGTCGAAGATTTCGGGGCCCGGCTTGGCCAGTTTTTCTCGCCCCGAGACCACGATATCGCGAAACAGGTCCATGACAGGCGCGGTTGGCCGAAACATATCCCAGAACTCCGCCCCGAAATTGGTGATCGCAAATAGCGGCACGCCGCGCGCATCCAGTCGTTCCACCAAATCCGCGCTGCCCGGCACCGGACCGGGAATCGTTTCCAGAAACCGGGTCCGATAGGCGGCGATATGGTCTGCATATTCGGGGAAACGGGCCTGCCGCTCCGGCACCATGTCGTCCAGCGGACGCCCGGCATCGTGCTGAAAATGCCATTCTTCGGTCACGACATTGGCGAGGAACCAGTCGAGCTCCTCTTTGTCATCGATCAGCTTGCAAAAAAGCGCGCGCAGATCCCACTGGATCAGCACGCGCCCCACATCGAAGACGACTGCTGCTGGTTGTTCGGTGCTAGCGGTCAGGGAAGCTTCCATTGCCGGTGAGTGCGAAGAGCGGTTACTCGCCCGACCCAAGCAACGTGCCCGGTTCGGGCTTTACCGACTGTCCAGCCCTCGGTTTGAGTGCACAGCAAGACAAGGGGCGGGTGCCCCGAATGCTGCAACCAAAAACACGGCTTTTCAAGCCGAGCGAATCAGCCCTGGCGTGCCTTGAAGCGGCGGTTGGTCTTGTTGATCACATAGGTCCGCCCGCGGCGACGAATCACGCGGCAATCGCGATGGCGGTTCTTCAGCGACTTCAGGCTGTTGCGGATTTTCATGGCTTTTTCGCTTTTCGGTAGAATGGGTTGCAGGCGAGATGGGTCTCGCGGCTGCGAAATTCAAGCCGCGCGGTTAGGGTTCATGGGCGGCCAAGTCAAGTCAATCGGCGGCTTTGCGCTGCTGCAATCGCCTTTCCCAAGCCAGCGCATCGCGCACGATCATGTCCAGCTGAGCATATTTCGGCTGCCAATCGAGCACGGTGTGCAGGCGCGAGGGGTCGGCGATCAGCGCATCGGGATCGCCCGCCCGGCGCGGCTGTTCACGGCGCTGGATGGACATTCCGCTGATCCGCTCGACCGCATCCAGCACCTCGCGCACGGAAAA comes from Alteripontixanthobacter sp. and encodes:
- a CDS encoding cyclic nucleotide-binding domain-containing protein: MFDQINASLLLHAGAVVYVIAFLFRDEALIRLFSVIGTLLYMGYYFWYPAEPLWDAIVTSTFFLGANVVVIFIILLERTTFGMSDEDKQLYGAFNGMTPGEFRKLLKPASWCQSDADEMLTRAGEVSDHLFYIQEGTVTVSKGSSQFTLNGGRFVGEIGYMLGDPASGDTRAGKGTRYIAWAVADLNRIGRKTPAIANAMTAKVGRDLARKLRQSVIVGQ
- a CDS encoding alpha/beta hydrolase — its product is MIGSGGLLRLVGAAVLGAMAVTACSPLKTFNAIIPKDGGSSQIAKALAYGPDERQKLDIFAPDAPAEGQASARPIVVFFYGGSWNSGSRTGYDFVGRALAARGYVTLVPDYRLVPDVRYPAFVEDGAAAVRWARENAARYGGDPDRIVLVGHSAGAYIAAMLAVDSRWLNTDREAVRGWVGLAGPYDFAPFDGPVTQQTFGNWPEPSETQPVTWAGEGDPPALLLSGGDDTTVEPRNSRALAAKLQAGGVPAEVKIYDGVSHVGIITSIAKPLRDNSPALDDIAAFVDEVTKGEQVSQ
- the rnpA gene encoding ribonuclease P protein component, encoding MTSESLSVIRKRSDFLAVNKGLRVAKPGFVLLAHPNGERGKRFGVTVTKRIGNAVIRNRMKRRFRALLRAALPEFGLPDHDHILIGREGGVERDFAKLADELDDALRRAASGKGDPPRRRHRQRGSSSQSRRKPLA
- a CDS encoding YifB family Mg chelatase-like AAA ATPase, whose product is MVALTRTVAYLGLEARAIEVQCQIAPGMPRFGIVGLPDKAVGESRDRVQAALSAMGLSLPPKRITINLSPADLPKEGSHYDLPIALALLAAMGVTDAEELADWIAVGELALDGRIVASPGVLLAALHASEQEAGLICPAGQGAEARWASGVPVCAAPDLVSLLNHLKGTQRLPDPAPGEVDAPPPGPDLKKVKGQETAKRALEIAAAGGHNLLMNGPPGAGKSMLAACLPGILPELSPAEALEVSMVQSVAGTLESGKISRARPFRAPHHSASMAALTGGGLKVKPGEVSLAHLGVLFLDELPEFQRPVLDSLRQPLETGRVDVARANAHVSFPARVQLIAAMNPCRCGHLGDPALACSRAPRCAADYQSKVSGPMLDRIDLHVEVDPVSAADLALPPPAEGSAEVAARVAQARARQTARFEQTGARTNAELEGDALEQFATPDEAGQALLMQAAQAMRLSARAYTRMLRVARTVADLTGAEKVGRIHVAEALSYRRQAPRA
- the ykgO gene encoding type B 50S ribosomal protein L36, with protein sequence MKIRNSLKSLKNRHRDCRVIRRRGRTYVINKTNRRFKARQG
- the yihA gene encoding ribosome biogenesis GTP-binding protein YihA/YsxC; its protein translation is MTDEALGARGPNPEKLFSGRVDFLLSAPQLKFLPDPGPPEIAFAGRSNVGKSSLLNALTGRKAIARASVTPGRTQELNFFEVGEPTLLRLVDMPGYGFAKAPPKVVDNWKKLVRTYLRGRQVLERTLLLVDSRRGIKDVDREMMTMLDEAAVGYRIVLTKTDKLKASELDAIIDATLAEARKHPAAYPELHVTSAETKLGIAELRAAVVQDAKL
- a CDS encoding alpha/beta hydrolase, producing the protein MAAPVSAQIISVESWVEEFDPVAQQWVRVDDGAQRFVSAHSDLRAPAIAYYGPFQVLDGQRAALMGVTDAGSPGDFAEMLRAYPQLATLELIEAPGTANDRANMRLGRMIRAAGLTTRVPAGGSVRSGGVELFLAGASREIADGAEFAVHSWRDEYGRQPSDFAADDPVNLSYLDYYAEMGFAPEQAHAFYDLTNSVPHEQALWLTAGDMRGWLAPGEGAVQAGPAVKDSPRLAYSGLALALDSGTSFN
- the rpmH gene encoding 50S ribosomal protein L34; this encodes MKRTFQPSNLVRARRHGFFARKKTVGGRKVLGNRRRKGRKKLCA
- a CDS encoding helix-turn-helix domain-containing protein, whose amino-acid sequence is MGDLSIREPLKQLTACGLPEALEVMGERWAFMILRAGFNGVHHFEEFLSELGIARNILSSRLTKLVSHGILDRQPCPDDRRRIEYRLTEKGMDLLPAMLALRQWGQKYGVEVNEDPVLVDERDRLPIGPVSILAHDGRILEPEDLNLVAKSDVGKRADGSQATCCETLGEGGYAKLPEAAE
- a CDS encoding HAD-IA family hydrolase, which gives rise to MEASLTASTEQPAAVVFDVGRVLIQWDLRALFCKLIDDKEELDWFLANVVTEEWHFQHDAGRPLDDMVPERQARFPEYADHIAAYRTRFLETIPGPVPGSADLVERLDARGVPLFAITNFGAEFWDMFRPTAPVMDLFRDIVVSGREKLAKPGPEIFDLAARRFAHAPQDMLFIDDNSDNIATAKTLGWHTHIFRDAKALAADLTERGLLG
- the yidC gene encoding membrane protein insertase YidC, yielding MDNQRNLLIAVLLSGLLLFGWDAGMSYFYPQSEAVTAAERVDSPTERAEIAASQDGIAAVPASPGEAAAPVAVDRAVASAGRIPIDAPSIAGSINPVGARVDDVVLKTHRQTVDEDSGPIRIFSPAGTQAQHFAQFGWVGEGVATPGLDTVWTAEGDVLTADSPVTLRWDNGEGQQFAIRFQVDDDYLITATQQVSNTGGGPVVAQPFSVINRTSATASPSTWNVHSGPIGVFDESVQFGPDYDDLAETARETPEGRTAWLGFTDIYWMSALIAEDKTASTSDFRSLGNDIYRADLVYQPSTVAAGADLTRTTRLFVGAKETEVLDAYQDGGITQFGLAIDWGWFRWFEKPIFWLLRQLFDLVGNFGVAIILLTVIIRLLLFPIAQKQFASMAAMKAIQPKMKALQERHKDDKQKQQQEIMKLYKEEKVNPLAGCLPLLLQIPIFFALYKVLILGIEMRHEPFALWIEDLSAPDPATILNLFGLLDFTPPSFLGIGVLAVMLGFTMWLTFKLNPSAMDPMQQQIFNIMPWILMFVMAPFAAGLLLYWNTSNILTLAQQSFLYSRHPQLKAAAMKEKEEKRLAAEREKAEKA
- the yidD gene encoding membrane protein insertion efficiency factor YidD gives rise to the protein MKHVLILIARGWQLGPSRILPPSCRFAPSCSQYAIEALTKYGALRGGWMAFKRVMRCHPWGGHGYDPVP